Below is a genomic region from Vulgatibacter sp..
CCCACCAGCGTGCCGCCGCTGGTGATCGCGAAGACCCGCTGGTGCGACGGATCGATCGACCCGATCCAGGCTGCAGCCATCCCCGCCTCGAAGGGGAAGGGAATGTCGGCGGTGGCGCCGGCGACCTCCCGCGCCGCGACCAGGCGCTGCACCTGCGGCGCGTCGGCGGGGGTGAGGGGCCGGAGGACGAGGCGATCGGTCGCGAGGATCGTTTCCATCGCCATCGGTCCAAAGCACGAACGCCGCCAGGGGGCCAGCGGCGTTCGTCGCGGTCTGCTACTGCGCAGGCGTCGTCGGGGTGGCGGCGCCGGGCTGCGTGGGCTGAGGCTGCCCCGGCGGCGAGGGCGGCGGCACACCCTCCGGCGCCTGCGGCACCGAGCCGGGCGGCGGGAGCTTCGCGCCCACCTGCTGCAGCGCCACCTGGCCCTGCCGCGCATAGTCGATCGACTCGCCGAGGATGCGCACCGCCTCCTGCGGCGCGTGGAAGCCCATCGAGTTCTCGGCCTCGACGAAGTCGAGGTAGAACTGCGACTTCCGCTGCATCTGCCAGGCGTCGGCGAGCTGCTCGTCGGCGAGCCCCTGCTCGCGGGCTGCCTCGATCCCGGTGATCAGCTCCACCAGCGCGTCCATGGCGCGGTTGCGCATGTCGAAGGTCCGGGTCTGCAGCGTGATCGCGCGCTCCATCAGCTCCTGCTCCGAGGTGCGGTGGCAGGTCTGGCAGGCGCGGTTGATGTTGAGGAGCGGGCTGCGGACGTGGTGGTCGCTGACCTTGAGCGCGCCGACGCGCTCGTAGGGCATGTGGCAGTCGGCGCAGGCGACGCCGGCGCGAGCGTGGGTGCCCTGGTTGAAGGTTTCGAACTCGGGATGCTGCGCCTTGAGCACCGGCGCGCCGGTGTCGGCGTGCACCCAATCCCGGAAACCCTCCTCCTGGTAGTAGGCGTAGATGTCGTCGATCCGCAGGCCCTTGTGCCAGGGATAGGTGAGCCGCTTCTCGGGACCACGGAAGTAGTACTCGACGTGGCACTGGCCGCAGACGTAGGTCCGCATCTCCTGGCGGCTGGCGTCGCGGTTCACGTCGTAGTTCTCGTGGCCCTGGAGCTTCTTCACCCGGGCGATGCCTTCCATGAAGGCCGGCCGCGTCACCCGCAGCTGCATCGTGTCGGGGTCGTGGCAATCGATGCAGGCGACCGGATGCTCGGCGAGCTTCGCCGCCTCCTGGTAGGGCATCTGGTTGATCTTCTCGAAGCCCGCGACGAGGTCGCCGTCGCCGAGCTCCTTGTAGATGGTGTACGTCGAAGCGTGGCAGTTGATGCAGGTGCCCGGCTGCTTCGTGTGCTGCTGCCGCTCGGTGTAGAGCTGGTCGAGGAACATGTAGGCGTGGCCGCGTTCCTCGCGGAAATCGGTGGAGAAGGCGTAACCCGCCCACATCGTCTTGAGCCGCGGATCCTCCTCGAGGCGCGAGTTGGCCACGATCGAGCGGGGATCGGCGTCGGTGGGGGTGCGGGGGACCGCCTCGCTTCCGCCGTAGCGGGTGCGCACCTGATCCACGGTGCGCCGGTAGCTGTCGTATTGCAGGGGGAAGTTCTTGCCCCAGACCGCGGGGTCGACCGTGTCGTCGGTGATTTCGACGACGCGGAAGAAGGGGTCCTGCGCCTCCTGCTTGCGCTCGAAGATGTTGACGAGCAGCGCCGCCACCGCAGCGGTGACGACCGCCGCCGCGATCGCCACGAGCAGGACGGTTCGGGCACGAAAACGGCGGGGGGATTCGGCGTCCGGGTGGCTCATCGGTCCTCGCTTCTTCCTTTGGTCGATCGACGGGTGGCGTGCCGGATCCGGAGGGTGGTTACCGCGAGGGATGGCCCACGGAGCCGTGGCAGCGGATGCAGGAGAGCGGCTCCCTGCCGCCGGCGCCGGCGTCCATCGCGTGCACGAGGTCGCCGTGGCAATGCCTGCAGGTCGCCTCGGTCACCTCGCGGTTGTCCTTCGTGATCCGAATCGGCTCTTTGAACGTGCCGGTGGTGAAGTAGTACGAGTGCCAGAAGCCGTTCTTGGCCTTGACCATGTACTTGCCCACGGTGTCGTGGGGCGTGTGGCAGTCGTTGCAGCCGGCGACGGCGCGGTGGCTCGACTTGATCCAGCCGCTGTACTGCTCCTCCATCACGTGGCAGTTGGCGCAGGCCGACGGATCGTCGAGCAGGTACGAATAACCGCGCGCGTAGGCGAAGGTGTACAGCCCCAGGCCGACCGCGAGCCCGACGAGGACGGCGAGCCCCAGGCTCGAGAGGAGGATGGTCCTGCGACGGATCATGGGGCCCTAGATCGGATCTTCGGGGCGAACCAGCAAGGGGTTTCCCGCCGCGAAGGTGGAGCAGCAGGTCGGTTGCCCAACAAAAAACGGCCCGCGCCGCGAGGGCGCAGGCCGCTTTCGCCTGGCAGCAGCGCTGCCGATCAGCTCCTGCCGAAGACCCGGCGGAAGATCGTGTCGACGTGCTTGGTGTGGTAGCTCACGTCGAAGACGCCGCGGATCTCGTCCTCGGAGAGGTGCTTGCGCAGATCCTCGTCGGCGAGCAGCGACTCGAGGAAGTCGGCGCCCTCCTCGTAGAACTTCATCGCGTTGCGCTGCACGAAGACGTAGGCGGTCTGGCGGGCGATGCCGCGGCGGGCGAGCTCGAGGAGCAGGCGCTGCGAGTAGACGAGGCCGCCGGTGATCTCGAGGTTCTCCTGCATGCGCTCCGGGTAGACGCGCATCTCGGCGACGAGGCGCGTGAAGCGGAAGAGCATGAAGTCGGCGAGGATGGTGGCGTCGGGGCCGATCACCCGCTCCACCGACGAGTGCGAGATGTCGCGCTCGTGCCACAGCGCCACGTTCTCCAGCGCGGTGACGGCGTAGCCGCGGAGCAGGCGGGCCAGGCCCGTCATGTTCTCGGTGAGGATGGGGTTGCGCTTGTGGGGCATCGCCGACGAGCCCTTCTGGCCGGCGGTGAAGGGCTCCTCCGCCTCGCGCACCTCGGTGCGCTGGAGGTGGCGGATCTCGACGGAGCAGCGCTCGATCGAGGCGCCGAGGAGCGCCAGCGCGTTGAAGTACTCGGCGTGGCGATCGCGGCTCACCACCTGGGTGGAGACGGGATCGGCCTTCAGGCCGAGCTTGGTGCAGACGTGGGCCTCGACCGCCGGATCGACGTTGGCGAAGGTGCCGACCGCGCCGGAGATCTTGCCGTACGCCACGTTCTCGATGGCGGTGGCCAGGCGGGCACGATCGCGAGAGAGCTCGGCGTGCCAGTTGGCCAGCTTGATGCCGAAGGTGATCGGCTCGGCGTGGATGCCGTGGGAGCGGCCGATCATCGCGGTGTTCTTGTGCTCGAAGGCGCGCTTCTCGATGGCGGCGAGGGAGGCGTCGAGCCCCTGCAGGATCCGCTCGCCGGCCTCTTTGAGCTGCAGCGCCAGCGTGGTGTCGAGCACGTCGCTCGAGGTGAGGCCGAGGTGGAGCCAGCGCGCCTCGGGTCCGACCTGCTCCTCCACCCAGGTGAGGAAGGCGATGACGTCATGCTTGACGACCTTCTCGATCTCCTCGATCCGCTCGGCGTCCTGCGCGGTCACCTGCTTCGGCGCCTTCTCCTGCAGGCGCTTCCACTCGTCCTGCGGGACCTCGCCGCGGGTGGCCATCGCTTCACAGGCGGCCATCTCCACCGCGAGCCAACGCTCGTAGCGGGCTTCGCTGGTCCAAAGGGCGGTCATCTCGGGGCGGGAGTAGCGAGCGATCATGGCCTTACGAGCCTCCGTGCGAAGTGGCGGCCCGTATAGTCGAGCAGGCGACGCCGGGCAACCGTCGGCTGGCCCGGGGCGTCCTGGTGGGTCCTCAGCTCTGGCCCGTGTGCCCGAAGCCGCCGGCGCCGCGCGCAGTATCGTCGAGGGCGTCGACCTCGCGCAGCTGCACGCGCTCGAAGCGCGCGATGACCAGCTGGGCGATTCGCTCGCCCCGCGGGAGGTGGACCGGCTCCCGGCCGTGGTTGATCAGGATCACGCCGCACTCGCCGCGGTAGTCGGCGTCGATCGTGCCGGGAGCGTTGAGGGTCGTCACGCCTCGTTTCAGCGCGAGCCCGGAGCGCGGGCGCACCTGGCCCTCGAAGCCCGGCGGGATCGCCACGGCGATCCCGGTGGGGACCAGCTTCCGCTCGCCCGGCTCCAGGGTCACGGCCTCGTCGGCGCGCAGATCGAGGCCGGCGCTGCCGTCCGTGGCGTAGGTGGGAAGCGGCAGCGGCTCGCCGCGGCTCCCCATTCGCTTGATGTGGATCTCCATGCTGCCTCCTCGGGGAGAAGGCGCGCATGGTTCCCGCAGCTGCACGCCGGGTCAAGGCGCGCGGGCTCAGCTCCGTGGCAGCGGCACCACGTGGCCGGCGGTGCCGTCGCTCCACACCAGGCGCTCCCCGACGAAGAGGAAGCTGTCGACGCCGGTGGCCACCTGCCACGACGTGTCGCGGGCCAGGTCGGCCAGGCGGAGCGATCCGTCGCGATCGATCCAGGCGACGAACGCGCCCCCGTCGTCCACCACCGGGGCGATGGACGAATCGTTGCCGGCGAAGGCGTCGCCGTCGACCTCCACCCGCACGCCGCTCTCCGTGTCCTGCAGCCAGAGGTGGCGCCTGCCGTCGGCGAGCGAGCGCTCCACCCACGCGACCGCACGCTCGTTCGGCGAGAAGCCCACCGCCTCCACGAAGGCGAAGCCCTGCGAGAGCTCCACCGGCTCGCCGCCGTCGCGCAGCAGCAGGAGGTGGTTTCCGTCCTCGGCGTCCTGCACCTGGTAGATCAGCGCGTAGCCGGAAGGAGAGAAGCGCCACGGCTGCCCGGAGACCCAGCCTTCGGTGAGCGATCGCTCGGTGCCGGTGAGCAGGTCGGCGAGGAGCAGCTGCCCGGAGGCGCCATCTGGGGCGACCACACGGTCGAGGCGGGGCGAGGCGAGGAAGCTCCCGGTGCCCGCGCCGACGATCTGCTGGGCGCCGCTCGCCAGGTGGGTCACGCCGACGCCCACCTGCTCGGTGCCCGGCGCGGTGACGAGGCTGCCGCAGTCGCGGGAGAACCAGGCGAGCCGCTCCACCGACCAGCCGTCGCAGCTGTCCCCGAGACCGACCCACTTGCCGGTGGAGATCTGCTGCGCGCTCATCCAGGCGCAGTTGGCGAAGGTGCCGCCGCCGTGCCAGCTCCACAGCCAGTCGCCGCAGACGCCGAACGCAGCGCCGCGGGCGTCGCCCAGCACCTGGGTGGTGGCGCCGCTGTGGACGTTCCAGCGCTGCAGCACGCCGACCGGCTCGCCGCGCACCGTGGGCGCCGTGCCGGTGGGCTCGAGGTAGAGGACCACGTCGCCGGCGGGGTCGACGGCGACGGTCTCCGCGAAGACGCCGGAGGCGACCGCCTGCGCCTTGCTGCCGATGGGGTGGAAGAAGAGATCCCCCTTCT
It encodes:
- a CDS encoding ammonia-forming cytochrome c nitrite reductase subunit c552; its protein translation is MSHPDAESPRRFRARTVLLVAIAAAVVTAAVAALLVNIFERKQEAQDPFFRVVEITDDTVDPAVWGKNFPLQYDSYRRTVDQVRTRYGGSEAVPRTPTDADPRSIVANSRLEEDPRLKTMWAGYAFSTDFREERGHAYMFLDQLYTERQQHTKQPGTCINCHASTYTIYKELGDGDLVAGFEKINQMPYQEAAKLAEHPVACIDCHDPDTMQLRVTRPAFMEGIARVKKLQGHENYDVNRDASRQEMRTYVCGQCHVEYYFRGPEKRLTYPWHKGLRIDDIYAYYQEEGFRDWVHADTGAPVLKAQHPEFETFNQGTHARAGVACADCHMPYERVGALKVSDHHVRSPLLNINRACQTCHRTSEQELMERAITLQTRTFDMRNRAMDALVELITGIEAAREQGLADEQLADAWQMQRKSQFYLDFVEAENSMGFHAPQEAVRILGESIDYARQGQVALQQVGAKLPPPGSVPQAPEGVPPPSPPGQPQPTQPGAATPTTPAQ
- the nrfH gene encoding cytochrome c nitrite reductase small subunit yields the protein MIRRRTILLSSLGLAVLVGLAVGLGLYTFAYARGYSYLLDDPSACANCHVMEEQYSGWIKSSHRAVAGCNDCHTPHDTVGKYMVKAKNGFWHSYYFTTGTFKEPIRITKDNREVTEATCRHCHGDLVHAMDAGAGGREPLSCIRCHGSVGHPSR
- the purB gene encoding adenylosuccinate lyase, translating into MIARYSRPEMTALWTSEARYERWLAVEMAACEAMATRGEVPQDEWKRLQEKAPKQVTAQDAERIEEIEKVVKHDVIAFLTWVEEQVGPEARWLHLGLTSSDVLDTTLALQLKEAGERILQGLDASLAAIEKRAFEHKNTAMIGRSHGIHAEPITFGIKLANWHAELSRDRARLATAIENVAYGKISGAVGTFANVDPAVEAHVCTKLGLKADPVSTQVVSRDRHAEYFNALALLGASIERCSVEIRHLQRTEVREAEEPFTAGQKGSSAMPHKRNPILTENMTGLARLLRGYAVTALENVALWHERDISHSSVERVIGPDATILADFMLFRFTRLVAEMRVYPERMQENLEITGGLVYSQRLLLELARRGIARQTAYVFVQRNAMKFYEEGADFLESLLADEDLRKHLSEDEIRGVFDVSYHTKHVDTIFRRVFGRS
- the dut gene encoding dUTP diphosphatase, which translates into the protein MEIHIKRMGSRGEPLPLPTYATDGSAGLDLRADEAVTLEPGERKLVPTGIAVAIPPGFEGQVRPRSGLALKRGVTTLNAPGTIDADYRGECGVILINHGREPVHLPRGERIAQLVIARFERVQLREVDALDDTARGAGGFGHTGQS
- a CDS encoding TolB family protein, which produces MKKLVVVLGAWALAGCGGEEAAPVAQSDCSLPDCEAIESLGTVGRPLHAVGTDALLGFRGGKGEKGDLFFHPIGSKAQAVASGVFAETVAVDPAGDVVLYLEPTGTAPTVRGEPVGVLQRWNVHSGATTQVLGDARGAAFGVCGDWLWSWHGGGTFANCAWMSAQQISTGKWVGLGDSCDGWSVERLAWFSRDCGSLVTAPGTEQVGVGVTHLASGAQQIVGAGTGSFLASPRLDRVVAPDGASGQLLLADLLTGTERSLTEGWVSGQPWRFSPSGYALIYQVQDAEDGNHLLLLRDGGEPVELSQGFAFVEAVGFSPNERAVAWVERSLADGRRHLWLQDTESGVRVEVDGDAFAGNDSSIAPVVDDGGAFVAWIDRDGSLRLADLARDTSWQVATGVDSFLFVGERLVWSDGTAGHVVPLPRS